Proteins from a genomic interval of Lacticaseibacillus pabuli:
- a CDS encoding MDR family MFS transporter, with product MTGTKKQTNVLIMTITVFIATFMTAIEGTIVSTAMPTIVGSLHGVKMMNWVFSMYLLTSAMATPIYGKMADRIGRKPVMLMGLGIFVVGSLLSGLSQSMFMLIIMRAIQGIGAGAIMPVTFTIIADLYPIEKRARILGLNGSSWGIAAVIAPLLGGFIVDKLSWHWVFVINVPIGLVTMLLTMIFMHESYAKQSSPVDYMGTVLLALTLMFTLVAFQSLSEAGGLVRFIILLVVAGVLLALFLRRERRAADPVISLDLFKSRTFTIQNILSALISGVVMGFEVYMPMWMQGILGLSASLGGFVVTPSSMMWIIGSFIAGRMLARMRPQRVLVIALIDVLIGFTILLMLPAYAPYWNFLAVAGVLGLGFGTIITSTTVTSQAAVDNSQIGVATSFNTLSRTLGQTMMVSIFGIIFNMAVANVGRYGKGLTTDMLNTLVNPHTAGQLPNQVLAPLREALFSAFHGVFISCIIIVILGFVINLFDRKRTTSKA from the coding sequence ATGACTGGAACTAAGAAACAGACCAACGTCCTCATTATGACCATCACGGTGTTCATTGCGACCTTTATGACCGCAATTGAAGGCACCATCGTCAGCACGGCCATGCCAACGATTGTGGGGAGCCTGCACGGCGTTAAGATGATGAACTGGGTCTTCTCCATGTACCTGCTCACCAGCGCCATGGCGACCCCAATTTATGGCAAGATGGCCGACCGGATTGGCCGCAAACCCGTCATGCTGATGGGGCTGGGCATCTTCGTGGTCGGTTCGCTGCTCTCCGGACTTTCGCAGTCTATGTTCATGCTCATTATCATGCGGGCGATTCAAGGGATTGGTGCCGGCGCCATCATGCCCGTCACGTTCACGATTATCGCTGACCTCTATCCCATTGAAAAACGGGCGCGCATTCTCGGCCTCAATGGGTCGTCTTGGGGAATTGCTGCGGTTATTGCGCCGCTGCTGGGTGGCTTTATCGTCGATAAATTATCCTGGCACTGGGTCTTTGTGATTAATGTGCCAATCGGTCTGGTGACGATGCTGCTCACAATGATTTTCATGCACGAGTCGTACGCCAAACAAAGCTCACCCGTCGATTACATGGGGACCGTGTTACTCGCGCTGACCCTAATGTTTACGCTGGTTGCCTTTCAGTCGCTCTCTGAGGCCGGGGGACTCGTACGCTTCATCATCTTACTCGTTGTTGCTGGCGTCCTCCTCGCTTTGTTTCTGCGGCGTGAGCGCAGGGCGGCAGATCCAGTCATCTCGCTTGACCTGTTCAAATCGCGCACATTCACCATTCAAAATATTTTGTCCGCATTGATTTCTGGTGTGGTCATGGGTTTTGAAGTTTATATGCCCATGTGGATGCAGGGAATTTTGGGGTTATCCGCATCGCTCGGTGGGTTTGTTGTCACCCCCAGCAGCATGATGTGGATCATTGGGTCGTTTATTGCCGGTCGCATGCTGGCACGGATGCGGCCACAACGCGTCCTTGTCATTGCATTGATTGACGTGCTCATTGGCTTCACGATTTTGCTGATGCTACCAGCGTACGCACCTTATTGGAATTTCCTTGCCGTTGCCGGGGTATTGGGCCTTGGATTTGGGACCATCATTACGTCAACCACGGTAACGTCACAAGCGGCGGTCGACAATTCGCAAATCGGGGTCGCAACCAGTTTTAACACGCTGAGTCGGACGCTTGGCCAGACGATGATGGTGTCTATATTCGGTATCATCTTCAACATGGCCGTCGCCAACGTCGGGCGCTACGGCAAGGGCTTGACCACAGACATGCTGAACACGCTGGTCAATCCGCATACTGCTGGCCAGTTGCCAAATCAGGTGCTGGCCCCATTACGCGAGGCACTTTTCAGCGCTTTTCACGGTGTTTTCATCAGTTGCATAATAATTGTTATTCTTGGCTTTGTGATTAACCTGTTTGACCGCAAACGTACAACTAGCAAGGCTTAG
- a CDS encoding DMT family transporter translates to MKLSKTQANLVLTLTAIIWGSGYIFTKMATNAAMPAGLINAFRGLIFALLVYIFFRKTVRKMNRREFVVGLTAGVINLIAYQLQTISMQYTTPADNAFLTATYIVMIPFIVWLVFREAPAPKSYIAIIICMFGVMVLTGVVSHGFHFQFGDMLVLLSALFYAIQIVYFSSTAATISPWITAFMLGMVQGFGGLLISVLTETHAYAAIDWRAGLLPVIILGVLSSFGAQSLQLIGQKFTDPTPAGLIMMTESVFGSIFSVMFGFEKFTANLLIGGLIILVAIVLMQIDFRRLIVSWRRRRAHADQ, encoded by the coding sequence ATGAAATTATCGAAGACACAGGCCAATTTGGTCCTAACGCTCACTGCCATCATCTGGGGCAGTGGCTACATATTTACGAAAATGGCGACGAACGCCGCAATGCCGGCGGGTTTGATCAACGCATTTCGCGGGTTAATCTTCGCCCTTCTCGTCTATATCTTTTTCCGGAAGACCGTCCGCAAGATGAACCGGCGCGAGTTCGTAGTTGGCCTAACCGCGGGCGTGATCAACTTAATTGCTTATCAGCTGCAGACCATTTCGATGCAGTACACCACGCCAGCAGACAATGCGTTCTTAACCGCGACCTACATCGTCATGATTCCGTTCATCGTTTGGTTGGTTTTCCGCGAAGCACCAGCACCGAAGAGTTACATCGCCATTATCATTTGTATGTTCGGGGTCATGGTGCTGACGGGTGTCGTCAGCCACGGCTTCCACTTTCAGTTTGGCGATATGTTGGTTCTGTTGTCGGCGCTGTTTTATGCAATCCAAATTGTGTACTTCAGTTCAACAGCAGCGACCATTAGTCCGTGGATCACGGCCTTTATGCTCGGCATGGTCCAGGGATTCGGCGGTTTGCTCATTTCGGTACTCACGGAAACGCATGCTTACGCGGCCATTGACTGGCGCGCAGGTCTTCTGCCGGTCATCATCCTTGGTGTGTTGTCATCATTTGGGGCACAAAGCCTGCAACTGATTGGCCAAAAGTTCACGGATCCTACCCCTGCAGGTCTCATTATGATGACTGAATCGGTATTTGGCAGTATCTTTTCCGTCATGTTTGGCTTTGAAAAGTTCACGGCAAACTTGTTAATTGGTGGCCTCATTATCCTGGTCGCTATTGTCCTGATGCAGATTGATTTCCGCCGGCTGATTGTTAGCTGGCGGCGGCGCCGTGCTCACGCAGATCAATAA
- the metK gene encoding methionine adenosyltransferase: MQERHLFTSESVSEGHPDKVADQISDAILDAILKQDKTARVACETTVTTGLVLVVGEISTTAYVDIQGIVRDTIRRIGYTKESGFDPDSVAVLVALDEQSPDIAQGVDESLEAREADTDPLDKIGAGDQGMMFGYATDETPELMPLPIALAHALMRRTAKVRHEGILKYLRPDAKAQVTVEYDDDDHPYRVDTIVLSTQHNPDVSLDQIRKDVESEIIRKTIPAELLDDKTKILVNPTGRFVLGGPAADSGLTGRKVIVDTYGAAARHGGGAFSGKDATKVDRSASYAARYIAKNLVAAGLARRVEVQLAYAIGVAQPVSISVNTFGTNKISEEAIVAAIRDNFDLRPAGIIKMLDLQRPIYEQTAAYGHFGRTDVDLPWEHLDKVDALKTLL, translated from the coding sequence ATGCAAGAAAGACATTTATTTACATCTGAATCCGTTTCAGAAGGACACCCAGACAAGGTTGCTGACCAAATCAGTGATGCAATCCTTGACGCAATCCTCAAGCAGGATAAGACAGCGCGTGTTGCCTGTGAAACGACCGTGACGACCGGCCTCGTACTGGTCGTTGGGGAAATTTCCACAACCGCCTACGTTGATATCCAGGGGATCGTCCGTGACACGATTCGGCGCATTGGGTACACGAAGGAATCCGGCTTTGATCCTGATTCCGTTGCCGTCCTCGTTGCGCTGGATGAACAGTCACCTGACATTGCACAGGGTGTCGACGAATCACTCGAAGCCCGCGAGGCGGACACCGACCCACTCGACAAGATTGGCGCCGGTGACCAGGGCATGATGTTTGGCTACGCGACCGATGAGACACCGGAGCTGATGCCATTACCAATCGCCTTGGCCCACGCCTTGATGCGTCGGACAGCGAAGGTTCGTCATGAGGGTATCCTCAAGTACTTGCGGCCTGATGCAAAAGCACAGGTGACCGTGGAGTACGATGACGATGACCACCCATACCGTGTGGACACCATCGTGCTGTCAACACAGCACAACCCAGATGTTTCCTTGGATCAGATTCGCAAGGACGTCGAGAGCGAGATTATTCGCAAGACGATTCCAGCTGAACTGCTGGATGACAAGACCAAGATTTTGGTTAACCCAACCGGACGCTTTGTCCTTGGGGGTCCAGCCGCTGACTCCGGTTTGACCGGCCGCAAAGTGATCGTCGACACGTATGGTGCCGCCGCTCGCCATGGTGGTGGGGCATTCTCCGGTAAGGACGCGACCAAGGTTGACCGTTCCGCCTCATACGCGGCACGGTACATTGCCAAGAACCTCGTTGCCGCCGGGTTGGCGCGTCGAGTTGAAGTCCAGCTTGCCTACGCCATTGGGGTAGCACAGCCGGTTTCAATCTCCGTCAACACATTTGGAACGAACAAGATTTCTGAAGAAGCTATCGTTGCTGCCATTCGTGACAACTTCGACTTGCGCCCAGCCGGTATCATCAAGATGCTGGATCTGCAGCGCCCAATTTATGAACAGACTGCGGCTTATGGTCACTTCGGCCGCACAGACGTTGACTTGCCTTGGGAACACCTCGACAAGGTTGATGCACTGAAAACTCTGCTTTAG